The Juglans regia cultivar Chandler chromosome 2, Walnut 2.0, whole genome shotgun sequence genome includes a window with the following:
- the LOC109003466 gene encoding B3 domain-containing protein Os12g0591400-like isoform X4: MGCKAEACKECTQKCLLVHQRKKNSTIGATAFFKVMIGDQFSKVLFLPPKFAATVSSLVDQETFLEDSSGRQWNVALSNLNGSLAFERGWGSFALDHGLEVGNFLVFDYVMGSGFVVKIFNTTGCEKVDFPENSDVKKRARINGNSASKHDQCHKNEGSMNKQASSTSAMSLSEAVIHQSQCEPNDVEEILRAPEDMLHCDSSNGGAKHLAKAEYTEEPFYLINRDLRDNQGYDRNPAFDLFNFETWNNSGADVTGKAAVKDGRFPYDTDISLNSQMKTCFVVKDPAAKGMVSGVAATDALDFETIEKSHCSKEISKKASASGKNSCKNRTSGHLLTTSAMRLEGNKENISDMPIKGITKCQIAEGSGTAVSRDLSESMSENNQVALFPKENTSLIDGFSSAKQEFNGMSELVDVPVTTEMHDCQTRLCTSQLLE; the protein is encoded by the exons ATGGGTTGCAAGGCAGAAGCTTGTAAGGAGTGCACCCAGAAATGTTTGCTGGTTCATCAGAGGAAGAAAAACTCAACGATTGGAGCTACCGCTTTTTTCAAAGTCATGATTGGCGATCAGTTTTCAAAAGTCTTG TTTTTGCCTCCCAAGTTTGCTGCTACGGTATCATCATTGGTTGATCAAGAAACCTTTCTTGAGGACTCAAGTGGGCGGCAATGGAATGTAGCATTATCAAATCTTAATGGTTCACTCGCTTTTGAACGAGGATGGGGTTCCTTTGCATTAGACCATGGGCTGGAGGTTGGAAATTTTTTGGTGTTCGATTATGTTATGGGATCAGGCTTTGTTGTTAAGATTTTCAATACAACTGGGTGTGAAAAAGTAGATTTTCCTGAGAACAGTGATGTGAAGAAAAGAGCTAGGATTAATGGGAATTCAGCTTCCAAACATGACCAATGCCACAAAAATGAAGGTTCGATGAATAAACAAGCTTCAAGCACCTCTGCTATGTCTTTGTCAGAAGCAGTGATACATCAAAGCCAATGTGAACCGAATGATGTTGAAGAAATACTAAGAGCCCCTGAAGATATGCTGCATTGTGATAGTAGCAATGGAGGGGCCAAACATTTGGCCAAAGCAGAATACACTGAAGAGCCATTTTACCTAATCAACCGAGACTTGCGAGACAACCAAGGATATGACAGAAATCCTGCGTTTGACTTGTTTAACTTTGAAACGTGGAACAACTCAGGTGCTGATGTTACCGGCAAAGCTGCAGTCAAAGATGGAAGGTTTCCTTATGATACTGATATATCACTAAACTCTCAAATGAAAACCTGCTTTGTTGTCAAAGACCCAGCGGCCAAAGGGATGGTGAGTGGAGTAGCAGCTACAGATGCTTTGGACTTTGAAACTATTGAGAAAAGTCATTGCTCCAAAGAAATCAGTAAGAAGGCATCCGCTTCTGGTAAAAATTCTTGCAAAAATAGGACATCTGGGCATCTCTTGACCACATCTGCCATGAGACTTGAAGGAAATAAGGAGAACATCTCTGACATGCCAATTAAAGGAATTACAAAGTGTCAAATTGCAGAGGGATCAGGGACTGCAGTGTCAA GAGACCTCTCAGAGTCAATGTCAGAAAACAATCAGGTGGCCTTGTTCCCTAAGGAGAATACTTCACTCATTGACGGTTTTTCAAGTGCTAAACAGGAATTTAATGGGATGTCTGAGCTCGTGGATGTTCCCGTTACCACTGAAATGCATGACTGTCAGACTCGTTTGTGTACTTCACAATTGCT CGAATGA